One window of Uloborus diversus isolate 005 chromosome 3, Udiv.v.3.1, whole genome shotgun sequence genomic DNA carries:
- the LOC129218390 gene encoding flavin-containing monooxygenase 5-like gives MSKETKKKTVCVVGGGVCGICSVKCLKEEGIEPVCFEKTGFYGGTWRYHEEDVEGLASVTTATVANNSKEMSAISDFPPPKDLPNYLSHKKIYETIQFYVNKNNILPNMYFNHEVLSVRQTEDYDETGKWTVTVKNLLTGKVMTDVYDAVFICTGQFAYPNMPQFPGQEKFKGKVMHSKQLKRFEGFRNQRVIVLGIGCSGVDAATETSNFAEQVYLSSRNGGWIFPRLGPYGLPFDACYLRRWSDFIFGSLPYKWSSWYFEGILERLKFNHSMYSLRPPYTIWAQDPVLTDALPSRILSGHVIVKNNIKTFTEKGVIFEGETKVTEADVVIFATGYQWKFPCLQEGIITKDGDCLNLYKCMYPAQLPHPTLAILGFLLPLGPGFPLGEAQCRWASLLVNGKVKFPTTKEMFDDVHKTYEANCKRYKRSDRLTTRVDYIGYMDDITSQFGAKPNLLKIFFTDQKLFWALWMGPALPYQYRLQGPHKWDGAREAILTYKERMEAPLRHERHRKTKGKIQKIPIKLILAFIVFWFWITIVAEVNTNL, from the exons ATGAGCAaagaaacaaagaagaaaactgtTTGTGTAGTTGGTGGAGGGGTATGTGGCATCTGCAGCGTGAAATGTCTGAAAGAAGAAGGTATTGAACCAGTATGCTTCGAAAAAACGGGTTTCTATGGAGGAACGTGGAGGTATCATGAAGAGGATGTAGAAG GTCTGGCGTCTGTAACTACAGCCACGGTCGCAAATAACAGCAAAGAAATGTCTGCAATTAGTGACTTCCCTCCACCGAAAGATCTGCCAAACTACCTCTCCCATAAAAAAATTTACGAAACGAttcaattttatgttaacaaGAACAATATTCTTCCGAATATGTACTTTAACCATGAAGTGTTGAGCGTTCGTCAGACTGAGGATTACGACGAAACCGGGAAATGGACAGTAACCGTGAAAAACTTGTTGACTGGTAAAGTTATGACCGATGTATATGACGCAGTATTTATCTGTACAGGCCAGTTTGCCTATCCAAATATGCCCCAGTTTCCCGGGCAAGAGAAATTTAAAGGCAAAGTCATGCACTCAAAGCAGCTAAAGAGATTTGAAGGGTTCAGAAATCAGAGAGTTATTGTACTTGGTATTGGATGTTCTGGTGTTGACGCAGCGACGGAAACAAGTAATTTTGCTGAGCAG GTATACCTCAGCAGTCGCAATGGTGGCTGGATATTTCCACGACTTGGCCCGTATGGTCTTCCTTTTGATGCATGCTATTTGAGACGCTGGTCCGATTTTATATTCGGAAGCCTTCCATACAAATGGAGTAGCTGGTATTTTGAAGGAATTCTAGAAAGACttaaatttaatcattcaatgtACAGTCTAAGGCCTCCGTACACTATTTGGGCACAAGATCCCGTTTTAACCGACGCTTTGCCATCAAGGATTCTATCGGGGCATGTTATCGTCAAGaacaatattaaaacatttacGGAGAAAGGAGTGATATTTGAAGGTGAGACAAAGGTTACTGAAGCAGATGTAGTAATTTTTGCTACAGGTTATCAGTGGAAGTTCCCTTGCCTTCAAGAAGGAATCATAACGAAAGATGGTGACTGCTTGAATCTTTATAAATGCATGTATCCTGCCCAATTACCGCATCCTACACTGGCAATTTTAGGATTTCTACTTCCATTAGGGCCAGGTTTTCCTTTAGGAGAAGCCCAATGCAGGTGGGCTTCTCTTTTAGTGAATGGAAAAGTGAAATTTCCGACAACAAAAGAAATGTTTGACGATGTTCACAAAACGTACGAAGCAAATTGTAAGCGTTACAAAAGATCCGACAGGTTGACGACTAGGGTTGATTACATTGGCTACATGGATGATATAACATCACAGTTTGGAGCAAAGCCAAATCTTCTGAAAATATTCTTCACAGATCAGAAATTATTTTGGGCTTTATGGATGGGACCCGCATTGCCTTACCAGTACAGGCTGCAAGGGCCACACAAATGGGATGGTGCACGAGAAGCAATTCTCACCTACAAAGAGCGCATGGAAGCTCCTCTAAGGCATGAAAGACATCGGAAAACTAAAGGTAAAATCCAAAAAATACCAATAAAACTGATACTTGCCTTTATTGTCTTTTGGTTTTGGATAACAATCGTTGCTGAAGTCAATACGAATTTGTAG